The Acinetobacter calcoaceticus sequence TGTTCAAGTTATTCGATTGGTATAAATAACTTAAATTAAAATATCTGTTATACAAAAAAGCCCTCCTAAATGAAGGGCTTTTTTAGTAATAGAATTCAATAAATTTAGAAAAAAAGATGACCGGAATTATTTTAGTTAAAATAAAAAAGCTAAAGATAGATAACTTTAGCTTTTTTAAGTTCCAATTGAAAAACTATTGCTGTTTGAGTTGAGCTTCAAGCAATTTAACTTGTTCTTCTTTGAGTTTCGTTAATTGATCTGCATCTGCATGCTGAGCTTTTAAAGTTGCTTCCTGATCTTTTAGCTGGCTATGGATGTCATCGAGTTTAGACAATTCTTCTTTAGCTAAAGACTCTTGAGCAGGTACAGGTTGTTTAAGCACATCTTCATTCACCAGTTGTTGGGAACTCGCAGCCTCTGCTACTGGTTCGGAACCTGATGATGGATCAGTGGTTTTAGCAGGTGCAGGTGTCGAAACAGGTTGAGGATCAACCATTGGTGCGGATGATTCGGTTTTTTTGAAAAACCATTGCGCAGCTAAAAAAAGCACTACAAGAATGCTTAAGCCCCCAATTAAAATCCACAATAGTTTTGAGTTTTGTTTTCTTTGTAGTGGCATCTCTAAGACCTTTAGTCAGGACGACGAGGCTTGAACTGTATTACTCCAACTTCATCAGGTACAGCGGGTGATTCAGGCTCATCAATATGAGTCGGACGATTTTCGCTATAACCGCATTCGATACATTCAATCCATTCGTCTTCAGCGGTGGTTAGCATGACAATCCGATCGGTTGCTTCACATTTTGGACATTTAGCCCCAGCAATGAAACGTTTTTTCATCTTTATCACCCTAACCACACGATCAATTTAGGCCCATAGTTTAAGCGGTTTTGCTGCCATTCGTCCAACCTTGATGACGTAACAATGCATCAATTTTTGGTTCACGACCACGGAAACTAACAAATGCTTCAAGAGCAGTGTCTTTACCACCTACAGCTAAAATAGCCTGACGGAATTCTTTACCTGTTTGAGTGTTGAAAATACCTTCGTGTTCAAAACGATCGAATGCATCACTCGCTAACACTTCTGCCCATTTGTAAGAGTAATAGCCAGCCGCATAACCACCAGCAAAAATATGACTAAAACTGTGTTGGAAGCGGTTGTATCCGACAGTAGGAACGACAGCATATTGGCTACGTATTTCGTTTAAAGTCTGCTGAATTTGCTCACTGTTCAGTGCTGGTGTTTTGGTGTGAATTGTTAAATCAAACAATGCAAATTCAAGCTGACGTAGAGTTTGCATGCCAGACTGGAAGAAACGAGCATTTAGTAAAGCATCAAGTAACTCTTGTGGTAAGGTTTGTTTACTCTCAATATGCTCACTTAATACATCTAGACTTTCTTTATCCCAAGACCAGAACTCCATGAATTGGCTTGGCAGCTCGACAGCATCCCAAGCAACGCCGTGAGTGCCTGCA is a genomic window containing:
- a CDS encoding YheV family putative zinc ribbon protein; the protein is MKKRFIAGAKCPKCEATDRIVMLTTAEDEWIECIECGYSENRPTHIDEPESPAVPDEVGVIQFKPRRPD